A genomic region of Xanthomonas fragariae contains the following coding sequences:
- a CDS encoding APC family permease, which translates to MSTPTAPRDASGPVRVVSRWQIVGLSINDVIGSGIYLLPAATAALLGPMSLWAVMLAGLAVALLVLCYAQAASYFDTPGGSYLYTREAFGPFVGFQTGWMIWLTRISSAAALSNGLADAVARFWPTAATDQWASLLVVVGALGLLTAINVIGMKSAARTGIALVIGKLVPLLLFVAIGAFYVDWSWAFAGTTPDLRNLGNLGEAALLLLFAYAGFENIPAAAGEYRNPRRDVPFALITMIITVTMIYAAVQIVAQGTLPNLAASPTPLADAASRFGGEALALILTVGATISILGTTSNTVMLGPRLLFALAQDGYGPAFLARVHPRFHTPAAAVLTQGVLSLALALSGSFTQLALLSMVTRLFAYIGTAAAVIVLARRYRQRAETLRLPGGPAIPIAALLLSLGLLASASWQNLAAAGVALLVGGAFYLFPRKVA; encoded by the coding sequence ATGAGTACGCCAACTGCTCCGCGCGATGCGTCCGGGCCGGTCCGCGTCGTCAGCCGTTGGCAGATCGTCGGGTTATCGATCAACGATGTGATCGGCAGCGGCATCTATCTGCTTCCGGCCGCCACCGCCGCACTGTTGGGGCCGATGAGTTTGTGGGCGGTGATGCTGGCTGGCCTGGCGGTGGCTCTGTTAGTGCTGTGCTACGCACAGGCGGCGAGCTATTTCGACACGCCCGGCGGCAGCTACCTCTATACGCGCGAAGCATTCGGCCCGTTTGTGGGTTTTCAGACCGGCTGGATGATCTGGCTTACGCGCATCAGTTCGGCAGCTGCATTAAGCAACGGGCTGGCCGATGCGGTGGCGCGGTTCTGGCCGACCGCAGCCACCGATCAATGGGCAAGTCTGCTAGTGGTGGTCGGCGCGTTGGGGTTGCTGACCGCCATCAACGTGATCGGGATGAAGTCGGCCGCGCGTACCGGCATTGCGCTGGTGATCGGCAAGCTGGTGCCGTTGCTGTTGTTCGTGGCGATCGGTGCGTTTTATGTCGATTGGTCATGGGCCTTTGCCGGCACCACGCCAGACCTGCGCAACCTTGGCAATCTCGGCGAAGCCGCCTTGTTGTTGCTGTTCGCCTACGCCGGTTTCGAAAACATTCCCGCGGCCGCAGGCGAATACCGCAACCCGCGTCGCGATGTGCCGTTCGCGCTGATCACCATGATCATCACCGTGACTATGATCTACGCCGCGGTGCAGATCGTTGCGCAAGGCACGCTGCCGAATCTTGCCGCCTCGCCCACGCCATTGGCCGATGCCGCTAGCCGCTTTGGTGGCGAAGCGCTGGCGCTGATCCTCACTGTTGGCGCCACCATTTCCATTCTTGGCACCACCAGCAATACCGTGATGCTCGGCCCACGTCTTTTGTTCGCGCTGGCTCAGGATGGCTATGGCCCGGCGTTTCTGGCACGCGTGCATCCGCGCTTCCACACGCCTGCAGCGGCGGTCCTCACCCAAGGCGTGCTGTCGCTTGCATTGGCGTTGTCGGGCTCGTTTACGCAACTGGCGCTGCTGTCGATGGTCACGCGCCTGTTTGCCTACATCGGCACGGCAGCTGCGGTGATCGTGCTAGCGCGCCGGTATCGGCAACGCGCCGAGACCTTGCGCCTGCCCGGAGGCCCCGCCATCCCCATCGCTGCGCTGCTGCTCTCGCTCGGCTTGCTGGCCAGTGCCAGCTGGCAGAATCTGGCCGCTGCAGGCGTGGCGTTACTGGTCGGCGGGGCTTTCTATCTGTTCCCGCGTAAGGTCGCGTAG
- a CDS encoding L,D-transpeptidase family protein, whose amino-acid sequence MRLAIPFRSVALLTLASFISLACAAAPIDALHQARALIVVTTPDWNSTQARLQTFTHVDGQWQPAAVPGFAVALGRHGSAWGEGLHPAQTQGPQKREGDGRSPAGVFAIGTAFGDAPRIESAMPYQAMSATNYCMDVPSSPLYNRIVDAAQVGEAAVAGSTEPMRPDLHHRSGARYSEGFVIAHNPKAIPGRGSCIFAHLWLTPGQSTSGCTAMAPADMRRLIAWLKPDDNPLLVLLPRAEYARLQTEWQLPVLAEAAP is encoded by the coding sequence ATGCGCCTTGCCATCCCGTTTCGATCCGTCGCGCTGCTGACGCTGGCGAGCTTTATCAGCCTCGCATGCGCGGCCGCGCCAATCGATGCATTGCATCAAGCACGCGCCCTGATCGTGGTGACCACACCGGATTGGAACAGCACCCAGGCCCGCCTGCAGACGTTCACGCATGTGGACGGCCAGTGGCAACCGGCCGCCGTACCGGGGTTTGCAGTCGCACTTGGTCGCCATGGCAGCGCCTGGGGCGAGGGCCTGCATCCGGCGCAAACGCAAGGCCCGCAGAAGCGCGAGGGCGACGGCCGCAGCCCGGCCGGCGTGTTCGCCATCGGCACGGCCTTCGGCGATGCGCCGAGGATCGAGAGCGCGATGCCGTATCAGGCGATGAGCGCCACCAACTACTGCATGGACGTGCCCAGCTCGCCGCTGTACAACCGCATTGTCGATGCCGCGCAGGTCGGCGAGGCCGCAGTGGCTGGTTCGACCGAACCGATGCGCCCGGATCTGCACCATCGCAGCGGTGCGCGCTACAGCGAAGGTTTTGTCATCGCGCACAACCCCAAGGCCATTCCCGGCCGCGGCAGCTGCATCTTCGCGCACCTGTGGCTTACGCCAGGGCAGTCGACCTCTGGTTGCACCGCAATGGCACCGGCCGACATGCGGCGCCTGATTGCGTGGTTGAAGCCCGATGACAACCCGCTGTTGGTGCTGTTGCCGCGCGCCGAATATGCGCGCCTGCAAACAGAGTGGCAATTGCCGGTATTGGCGGAGGCTGCACCATGA